The Rhodothermales bacterium nucleotide sequence TGATTGTTGAAGGTGGGCCCGTCCTCACGTGGGCGTTCCTGACCGAGTTTCCCAAGAGCGGGATGACGGCCGGCGGCGTTTTCCCTGCTCTGCTCGGTACCATATTCCTTGTGGTGGTCGCCCTGATCGCATCGGTACCTCTGGGCGTTGCGGCGGCCATCTACCTGAGCGAGTATGCCGGTGACAACTGGCTCACACGCATTATTAACCTGGCCATCATCAATCTGGCCGGCGTGCCCTCCATCGTCTACGCACTATTCGGCGTCGGGGCTTTCGTGGTGTTCTTCGGATTCGGAACGAGCATCCTGTCCGCGAGCCTCACGCTCGCGATCATGACCCTGCCGGTCGTCATTGTAGCGACGAAGGAATCCTTGCAGGCGGTACCGCAGGCGTTTCGAGAGGCATGTTGGAGCATGGGCGCAACACGATGGCAGACCATCCGGAAAGTGGTGTTGCCGAACGCGATCAGCGGCATTCTGACCGGTATCATTCTTGAAGTTTCGAGAGCGGCCGGAGAAACCGCACCGATCATGTTTACGGGCGCCGCCTTCTTTCTTCCGTTCCTGCCTGAAAGCGTCTTCGATCAGACGATGGCCCTGTCGCTGCACCTGTTTGTTGTCTCCACCCAGGTCCCGGGCGTTCCCGAGCAGCTGCCCTTTGGCGTGGCGTTGCTGCTGATCACGATCGTGCTTCTGATGAACGCGGTTTCGATCGGTTTCCGTGTGTATCTCCGGGGTCGGAAGAAATGGTGACGGATACCGCCATAGCCCAACCCGAAGCCACGGTCGACAGCCGGAACGTGCTAGAGGTGCGTGATCTTTCCGTACGCTACGGTAACCAGGTGGCTCTGTCAGGCGTCACCCTCGACGTTCCACAGCACGAGATCTTCGGCATCATCGGGCCTGCGAACGGTGGCAAGACGACATTTCTGAAGGCCATCAATCGCATGGACATGTTCAACTCGTCCATGAAGGTCGAGGGCGATATCCGCTTTCTTGGAAAGAATGTCAACGAGTGGCGAAACGTATACGCACTCAGGCGGAGAGTTGGTGTAGTATTTCCTCTTCCGGTCGGGCTCCCGCTCAGCATTTACGACAACGTCGCCCTCTCTCCTCGTCTGTCCGGCACAAAGCAGAAGGCTGACCTCGATGTCATCGTGGAGCGCTGTCTTCGTCGCGCCGCCCTGTGGGATGAAGTGAAGGATCGCCTCGACTCCCTCGGCAGTCTCCTCTCGGGCGGCCAGCAGCAGCGACTGACGATCGCGCGAGCCCTTTCGCAGGATCCCGACCTCTTGATGCTCGATGAGTTTTCAATCGCTGTCGATCCCGTTACGACGATGCGAATCGAGGACGTGCTCAAAGGGCTTCGCGAGAAAGTGACCATCATTCTCGTGACGAACCTCGTTCAGCAGGCCCGGCGGCTTGCGGACCGGACGGCGTTCTTTCTGAACGGCCAGTGCGTAGAGATCGGCGAGACCGAGGCGCTGTTCAGCGGAGAGGTAAAAGATCAGCGGACGACCGACTATATACAGGGCCGGTTCGGCTGAGCGGTGACAATATGGCGATCAACTCTGCAACAAAACAGACCGCTGTCGAGCTCGCGATTCGGACTCAGAATCTGAATCTCTGGTACGGGGATTTTCAGGCCCTGTTCGATGTCGATTTTGAGGTCAAACGAGGCCTTGTCACTTCGTTGATCGGTCCGTCCGGGTGTGGAAAATCCACCCTGTTGCGATGTGTGAATCGCATTAATGAGCGGCTGGGTTACGTGAGAACCGAGGGCACCGTGGAGGTACAGGGCGAGAATATCTACGACGAAGATGTCGAACTGTCGCAATTGCGCAAGCAGATCGGCATGGTCTTTCAGCGCCCCAATCCTTTTCCGCTTTCGATTAGAGACAACATCCTGTTCAGCACAGGCATCCACCGTTCCAGGAAGGATCGGCTGAGCAAATCCGAACAGGATGAGATCGTTGAGTCATCGCTTCAGGAAGTGCTGCTGTGGGACACGGTGAAGGACCGGCTCGACCAGCGAGCCACGAAGTTGTCACTGGAAGAGCAGCAGAAGCTGTGCATAGCGAGACTTCTTCCGGTTAAACCGGGCATCCTTCTGATGGACGAGCCGTGCTCGGCGCTTGACCCCAAGGCAACCGAGGCCGTCGAAGAATTGATCTGGGAGCTCCGGGGAGAGTTTACGATCCTCATCGTCACACACAACATGGCTCAGGCCCGACGTGCGAGTGATGAGTGCGCGTTCATGTTGATGGGCAAGCTTGTGGAGCATACGCGTACGGAGGACATGTTCGTCACCCCGGCCCACAGGGAAACGGCGGACTACATCGAAGGGCGCTACGGGTGACATCGCTGCATCAGCTGCAGGCCCTGCCCATCAACCCACGCAAGGTATTCTTTGGCCGTCTGCTTCGCTTTCTGAGCCTTGCTCTGGTGCTGGCGGTCTTCTTCCTTGGTCTCGAACTCCTGGGAGCGTCGTTCAAACTCCTGGGGCGCGGAGTGGCGCAGACACTGATTCAGACCACCTCGAATCCGTTCGTGGGCCTCTTCGTCGGCATTCTTGCCACGTCGCTGGTGCAGAGTTCGTCCGCCGTCACTTCTCTTGTTGTCTCTATCGTAGCCGGCGGCGGGCTCACGGTTTCGGGCGCCATCCCGATCGTCATGGGCGCGAACATGGGGACGAGCGTGACGAATACGTTCGTTGCGCTGGGACACGTCACCCGTCGTGACGAGTTCCAACTGGCGACGGCCGGGGCAACCGTCCACGATATGTTCAATCTGCTATCCGTGATCGTGCTCCTGCCATTGGAGCTCGCGTTCGGAGTCATTAGCTATCCGGCGAAATTGCTGGCAAGCGGTCTGTCGGACGTGGGGGGTGCCAGACTCCTTAGCCCGGTCCATGCCATCATCTCACCGGTCGCCGGCAAAGTGATTGGTTTCCTGGGCTCCAACGGGTGGTTCGTACTTGCGGTCGGCGGGATCGTGCTGTTCGTGGCGATACGATACATGGTTGTGATTCTGCGATCGATGTCGATGGGCACTTCGGAGCGAACCATTCACGCGTACCTTTTCGCTGATGCGCCCCGGGCGCTTCTCGTCGGGATTGTGCTGACGATAATGGTGCAGTCTTCATCCATCACCACATCTACCATTGTTCCTCTGGTGGCGGCAGGCGTGGTGACCGTCGAGCAGATATTCCCGCTCGTCATAGGCGCCAACATCGGGACTACGATCACCGCGCTGCTCGCGGCACTGGCTCTGGCCAGCACCGGGAGCCTATCGGGCCTCGCTGCACTGGAAGTCGCGTTTGCCCATATGTGCTTCAACATATTCGGTGCGGCGATCTTCTTGCCGGTGAAGTCATTGAGGGACATACCGTTGCGACTCGCCAACGGACTGGGGCGCCTGGCTGCACGAAACCGGATGTACGCGGTCGCCTACATCGTCACCGTATTCTTCCTCATCCCGCTCCTCATTCTCACACTCGCGCGCGCGATCGACACGACGTCCACCGACGAACCTTCGGACACCGTCCAGACTTCGTCAGGTGACCCACCTCTCACTGAATGAACTCGTCCTCGTAGCCCCGATAGTTGTGAAGGACGTGCATGTGGTCCAGCATTGCCATCAGGAAGGACGTAGACGTGACGCTGCCGAGCGCTCCGGCCCCACACGTGCTCTCGGCGAATCGCGGTACCTCATCGAGACGAGAGCCGCGCGCGAGAATCACACCGGGCACGGCGTCGCCGGTATGCCGGCCGGTTGTCGAATCCGTCGTGTGATCTCCCGTAACGGCAACAACAACGTCATCGTTTACCAGGGTCGGCATGAATGCATCGACCTTCTCGATGAAGTCACGTTTCGCGGCTGGGTTCAGATCGTGCGCGGCAACATCCGTTCCCTTGAAGTGAACGAATACCAGGTCGGAATCTTTCAACGCTGCTCGCGCGGCTTCTATCTTCGCTTCGATGTCGGTTACCTGCGCGCCCGTGAACTCGGGTTTGTTGATCACCGAGAAGCCGAAGAGTCTTCCAAGTCCGTCGACCGTTCCCTCGCCCGTTATCAGAGTCGCCGAGAGACCAAGCTGGTTAACGAAGTTCCGCGGAGTCATGACTACGCCCGCACCGCGCGTCAACAACCCGTTGGCGGGAAGCTGCCCCCGCGACCGCCGCGCGTCGTTGACGGGATGTGCATCGAGCACTTCGTGGGCCCTCTGAACGAACTCGTTTACGAGTGCGGCTGTTCGCTGCGCGACCGTGTCGCCCGGATCCAGCGGCCGACACGGCTGGATGCCCCACGCCTCGTTTCCTGAGCCGGGATCTGTATCGGTGATGTCGGCCGACAGCCCCGTGCCCGAGAGGCGAAGCACGGCTCGATGCTGGGTCGACGCTCGAAATCCTGCTACGACACCTCCGAACAACTCCATGCCGTCGACTGCTGCTGCGAGTTCTGAAGTCCCGGAATCGATTCGCCCGGCTCGGCGATCGTCGATTTCAAGGGCCACTCCATTCTCGCGGAGTGTGGCGAAATTGCACCTCAGTGCGATGTCACCATCCCGCAGCTTTAGGCCGGCTCCCGCGGCTTCGACGGGCCCGCGGTTCAGAAGCGGTATGTCGGCTGCAGCCAGCCCCATGAGGAGAGCGGTACCTACCTGTGTGCCTACCGGCACCCAGGGTCGAATCGGTCGGACCATACCGGACATTCCGCGCTCGACCATATCGTCGAGATTCGGCGTCGCAGCGGCCTCAAGGGGCGTCTGGCCTCCAAATTGCTCTACCGGGCGATCACCCAGCCCATCCAGAATGAT carries:
- the pstA gene encoding phosphate ABC transporter permease PstA, encoding MSSRFAATELSQRNHRVQGLFRTLFLVMTILLILPVVIILILLIVEGGPVLTWAFLTEFPKSGMTAGGVFPALLGTIFLVVVALIASVPLGVAAAIYLSEYAGDNWLTRIINLAIINLAGVPSIVYALFGVGAFVVFFGFGTSILSASLTLAIMTLPVVIVATKESLQAVPQAFREACWSMGATRWQTIRKVVLPNAISGILTGIILEVSRAAGETAPIMFTGAAFFLPFLPESVFDQTMALSLHLFVVSTQVPGVPEQLPFGVALLLITIVLLMNAVSIGFRVYLRGRKKW
- the apgM gene encoding 2,3-bisphosphoglycerate-independent phosphoglycerate mutase, whose product is MNSTSPSALKGLMIILDGLGDRPVEQFGGQTPLEAAATPNLDDMVERGMSGMVRPIRPWVPVGTQVGTALLMGLAAADIPLLNRGPVEAAGAGLKLRDGDIALRCNFATLRENGVALEIDDRRAGRIDSGTSELAAAVDGMELFGGVVAGFRASTQHRAVLRLSGTGLSADITDTDPGSGNEAWGIQPCRPLDPGDTVAQRTAALVNEFVQRAHEVLDAHPVNDARRSRGQLPANGLLTRGAGVVMTPRNFVNQLGLSATLITGEGTVDGLGRLFGFSVINKPEFTGAQVTDIEAKIEAARAALKDSDLVFVHFKGTDVAAHDLNPAAKRDFIEKVDAFMPTLVNDDVVVAVTGDHTTDSTTGRHTGDAVPGVILARGSRLDEVPRFAESTCGAGALGSVTSTSFLMAMLDHMHVLHNYRGYEDEFIQ
- a CDS encoding Na/Pi symporter; this translates as MTSLHQLQALPINPRKVFFGRLLRFLSLALVLAVFFLGLELLGASFKLLGRGVAQTLIQTTSNPFVGLFVGILATSLVQSSSAVTSLVVSIVAGGGLTVSGAIPIVMGANMGTSVTNTFVALGHVTRRDEFQLATAGATVHDMFNLLSVIVLLPLELAFGVISYPAKLLASGLSDVGGARLLSPVHAIISPVAGKVIGFLGSNGWFVLAVGGIVLFVAIRYMVVILRSMSMGTSERTIHAYLFADAPRALLVGIVLTIMVQSSSITTSTIVPLVAAGVVTVEQIFPLVIGANIGTTITALLAALALASTGSLSGLAALEVAFAHMCFNIFGAAIFLPVKSLRDIPLRLANGLGRLAARNRMYAVAYIVTVFFLIPLLILTLARAIDTTSTDEPSDTVQTSSGDPPLTE
- a CDS encoding phosphate ABC transporter ATP-binding protein encodes the protein MAINSATKQTAVELAIRTQNLNLWYGDFQALFDVDFEVKRGLVTSLIGPSGCGKSTLLRCVNRINERLGYVRTEGTVEVQGENIYDEDVELSQLRKQIGMVFQRPNPFPLSIRDNILFSTGIHRSRKDRLSKSEQDEIVESSLQEVLLWDTVKDRLDQRATKLSLEEQQKLCIARLLPVKPGILLMDEPCSALDPKATEAVEELIWELRGEFTILIVTHNMAQARRASDECAFMLMGKLVEHTRTEDMFVTPAHRETADYIEGRYG
- a CDS encoding phosphate ABC transporter ATP-binding protein translates to MVTDTAIAQPEATVDSRNVLEVRDLSVRYGNQVALSGVTLDVPQHEIFGIIGPANGGKTTFLKAINRMDMFNSSMKVEGDIRFLGKNVNEWRNVYALRRRVGVVFPLPVGLPLSIYDNVALSPRLSGTKQKADLDVIVERCLRRAALWDEVKDRLDSLGSLLSGGQQQRLTIARALSQDPDLLMLDEFSIAVDPVTTMRIEDVLKGLREKVTIILVTNLVQQARRLADRTAFFLNGQCVEIGETEALFSGEVKDQRTTDYIQGRFG